cAGCTTTCTTGcgggcacatcgcccggtgtctggctctgataccatttataatggcggaagcccactgctagcagatattgttctccttagactttccttttcgggcttctcctagaggttcttaaaatcttttagggaaaagttttcatacccttttaaagaatgttttgttatcctTCCAACCAACGTGCGATCTCACATTATACTTGACTAAACATAGCAAGTGAAATAACGAGAACACGTGTTTGGTGGTGTGTAGAGTGGTCTTGATTATCAAaggtgaaaattttgttttctgatTCATCCTTTGAACTACAATCTCATCAGTAATCATTGATCTTTTCTATGCGTGTGCTTGTGTATGTAAGCATACTTGTCATTCCCGAACCATCTCTGCAATACacaattttcatatcttttggCTCCATGGCTGTTGGAATGAAAACTGAATGAATGTCTGCTTCCTTTGCAGTTTGTGAGCACAGCACTGAAAGAACCGAGTTTGGAGTTCGAGTTGATACAACCTGTCGGTGTTAAACGACGTACAATCGCACATTTTCCAGCAGTAGGAGAGAAAGCTAAAACACTAGATGATCTGGAGTTGGTTCCCTCAGCTCTTGTCAAGTTTAGACCCATTGAAACAGATGCTGTTGTGTTCACTGGTTTGTGTAATGAACTCCTTGAGATCATTGAACCACTCGTTAGCGGTTCAGCGGTAGCTCCTCCTGCACAAGGTTAAGTCTACTTAAAACAATGCCTGAATGTACATGTTGATCGTGGGCTGCTGTGGTTGCTGTTTCACCAAGTGCCCATATACTCCCTTGTTGCTTTTCTTTgaaatctttttttcttcttaaagcAATCGCATTCTTTCAGGTTTTAAGTGGACAAAGCATGAATATTATGTTGATGCCATAAAAACTTTCACAAATGTGAATGTGTTCTTAATACACAAGTAGTAACAAGCTTCTCTGAAGGCCACTTGATCAAATGGTGATAATAAAGTACATACAAAATTCGAACAATGAGGTTGTTAGGTAGATGACCATAGAAGTATATCACGAACAAATGTAAATCTACGAGGGTGGTAAGCCAAAGATGAACCACTACTCTATCAGCTTAATCTAGCTTAGGAGCTAGAGTTCAACCagtaaaatcaaacaaatattaacTTTGGCTtaggtcaaccaagtaagtgattTTACTATTGGACTCACGAACTTAATTGGATGACTTGTATGCTGGATGAATGACAGCTACCCTATGGCTCttgtgtcattttttttttatgatgctATGGTATGTTATgattatgctatgttatgaaattatgtatgatataaATGTTATATGAAGCATTAACCTCCATATGTTATGTCATGTACGTCATGTTAACATGTTCACACTAAGTCTATGAGACATTGATAAGTTATATATGTTAATCATGAAAGATATGTCAAGTATACGTATGCATGTCTCGTTGGAATGTTATATTATGAAAAGAATGGAGTATGGTTTGCATCACAAGTGTGTATCATGATTTGAAACTATGaaacctcatgcattttgtatgtcacATGCATCAGAATACTTTATTCTTATGATTAGTATGAATGTGTAGATCATGATATTATACGTGCTCCTATCAATGTGACTTCTAGCAACGTGAGCGTGAGCTAGTCCATAATCAGACCTAGGGGTACGTACACGAGCCCGCTTGGTAGGTCCATGTGTGCGTAAGTGGGCCATGTGTatagaagtactacacatccaaccttACCCATCTTAGAAAGTAGAAACTAAGAAAAAGTTTCATGAAAAAAGTCCCACCATGATTGTACACTTTTCAATCTTATTATAGTATTGTCACTCTTTGTGTTGTACTACTTTTCAATCTCATTGGTAAGAAAAACATGACAATCACTTTATTTTACAATTCCAAGTCCAAGGTAAAATCGTTCATACTAAAAGACAAACTATTATTATAAGAGTTTTCGATGacttccaaaaacaaaatttaaaacgacTAACAATACTGttctataaatgaaaatacatAATATAGAAAACTTCTAAAACTCATCATTTCATGGTCTCTACTACCGAAGTCGTCAACCATACATCGATTCCTTGTCTTTACCAAAAAAATTGCTAATGAAAAGGATgcgtatttaaaaatactcattgAGTGACCTTAATATTGGAGTCAAGAAAGGCTTACACATATAACAAGTAATTTGACTCGAGGGACCTAAATTTCATATCTATTCCTTGAGCTcgactttcttttttgggtaaGGTTGCGTgcatagtacttctctacacacggtCCACGCACATGCATATAGGCCTACTAGACAGTTTAGTTAACGTATCTCATAGGCCTAAGTATGGGGTAGTGCACACTGACGAAGAACAACAGAAGAGAAAGGAACATGAAGAATATAATACCGTGATGTAAGCATCCACACATAACATGCTAGAGAAGTAATCCATGATCATATAACATACAACATCCATTCACAGTTGCACATACATATTCATAgtatttcattcatatttaTCATACATGGTATATCAATGGTCTCGTGAGCCATAAACAGGACCCTATCAACATATTAGTCATACTACTAATACTAAATAGAAGTGTTAACTTTCAATCTATGTAATGAAACTTTTAGTTGATAGACtagggaggaaaaaaaaactgagAATTGTAGCAAAGCTTTTTATTTACTACCTTAAACCGAGAAGttaacataaacataaaatcTTATAACATCAGAAATCCTAGATGTTGGACTGCAcattacaaaatttcataataactCACATCACCTGCACACTCTGTTTTTTAAAGAAGATAAAAGTCAATGATACAACCAAAAAGAGTAGTAGACTGAACCTGGTTGTTCTTGCTCATGACTTCAGCAGCTGTTCAATCCTCATTTAGAATTGAGGAACTCAATCTTTTAACGAGGTTGCACGCGACAGGGGCTCAACTGACGTTTTGAAGAGAAGGATGTGAACTTTATCTATTGAAAAATACAAGAAGCCACCCAGAGAATGTGTTACATAGGAGCCAAAGCTAGTTCCCACAATGCAATGCCAAGCAGGACCATAGGAGGAATCGAATTCCTGAAAACCCAGTAAAACCTTATTACCATCAAActttatcttaatattcttaactTTTTGGGGTATTAAGCTGCTTATTACTCACGGCTAAAACCATCAACAATTGCTTGATCCTACAAACATTTAAAGTTAGTCTTATTTCAATACTAATGAACAAAATTGAAGTGAACCATAAAGCTACTTACAAGCTGTGGAtatctcataaaaaaaaagtgaaaattttaaactttgtCAATATCTTTCGTGAAAAGCACATTTTTCCATACGTAAAAATTGGGAGAGAGCTTTTGAATACAGGAAGGAACCTTAAGCACTTAtgctttattaattttctttttttattgttgaaaTAACATACCTttcatgagtatttatagTGGAGATTGCATAACCGATCTCCTAATCCTCCTCCTCaagttcttaaactttcttCTAAGCAACTATTAACAAATCTTCTCAATGGAtttcctaaactttaaaatcaataaaagtaaataattatcttaaaattgCTTTAAGTTAATAACTTAGAGTTATTTTGCTAAGTCAACAGATTCTAACATTAGGAACTATGTGTTTAGAGACTGGGAAAGTAGATTTCAAATGTTAAATCATAGGGAGGctaacacaaaacaaaaaagtccCAACTTGAACACTGAATGGACTTTGTCCCAAGCACAAGAATATTCTTCTTGATGGTTTCAGCCtagtaaataattataatgttgTCATGAATATAGGCTCTGGCCAAGCCAAGCTATGATGGAATTAATGGTGGGCAGCAAATTCCCACTGGAATTGCCATGTGCACATGTTTTTTCATGGCATCCCGTCGTCCTCCCCATGCCCCCAACTTTCCCTATACGGAAGTGTAAGTCTAGAGAGGACTGTAGAGCAATAAAGGACATTTAATTTGCTACCTACAATTAGAATTAGGTAAAACCCATGCAGGGTACCAGAGCCAGTTAATTAAATTCAGACAGACCCCTTCAATATCCGAGTACTTCCATGAATCACAACTGAAACAAGTGCAATGAAACAGAAAACCCATTAATTGTATGCCTAAAGTGAAGAGATCCCAGAAATCTCACATTCAAAATCCCATAAACAAATTTAGTTCANaaaaaaaaaaaaaaggcatttcatcaaacaccttcCAGGCACTACTCAAAACAGTCGAATAACCACCCCTGAAAAAACTCTCTAACCCAAAGTTCGAAAAGAAAACTGGATAACGAAGCTGCAGTTGTCAGGAAATCGCAACCATGAAAACGCATTTTTTTGGGTTACCTTTTTAAGGGCGAGAGCAAGGCGTTTGGTATCGAGCTTGGCAGGCATGGAATCGAGGAGTTGACGAGCAGAGGTAAAAGCGCGATTCTGCAAGGGAAATGACATATCGGAGGCTCTGACGCGAACATTAAGAGGAGGATGNTTGACGAGCAGAGGTAAAAGCGCGATTCTGCAAGGGAAATGACATATCGGAGGCTCTGACGCGAACATTAAGAGGAGGATGGGGCTGGTCTTGCTGCTCCACcgccttcttcttcaaaataagACCATTTAGAAACTTAGTACGCCGCTCAAGCTCCATTTCCACTCCCTCCATCACCCACCAACACTACAACCTCATCAAATTGGGGAGAAAGAccttcttgttgttgttcttcttcttcttctttcagaCACTGAGAAGCAGAATAACTAATACGCAATGGGCATAAAGTGGACAAAATGTGTGGcagaaggaggaagaagacaaagggaaagggaaagaaaaagagagagagtatttaattatattctgTCATTGGTCAAACACAAACTCCAATCAAATTTCCACTTTTTTTGATACCCACCAAAACCCaccttttgttttccttttttatccttaccctttaattattttattccctttataaaaagtttttatttattttcaacttacaatttttttaagctttaTTATGTCATACTTTagtctatttaatttaaattttgtaatggaATTAGTTTAGAATTGgataaattacatttaaattaaataaaatgaaacccatttcattaaaaataataataataagtgaaCGAGAATgaagtaaattaaaaacaatattataataatgagAGCGTTCACTTTTAATCGCGGAATTGATAGAACATATGGAATAATCTTAGGAAAATAACAAACGGCAGGGTGACCTTCGCGCACCACTACACTActaatacaataataatttctctcCTACACCCTACACACACGTCACGTTTCTCCGTTTCCATCAATGATGGGCCGAAAAGTGAGCCAGCAGGCCCACCAACGGTGCATTGATGTACGTAGTGGGCTCCGACTCTTGAAAAAACGGCCTCGAATCTGGAAACGCATCCGTCA
This genomic window from Cucurbita pepo subsp. pepo cultivar mu-cu-16 chromosome LG01, ASM280686v2, whole genome shotgun sequence contains:
- the LOC111794668 gene encoding uncharacterized protein LOC111794668 isoform X2, whose protein sequence is MEGVEMELERRTKFLNGLILKKKAVEQQDQPHPPLNVRVRASDMSFPLQNRAFTSARQLLDSMPAKLDTKRLALALKKDQAIVDGFSRIRFLLWSCLALHCGN
- the LOC111794668 gene encoding dynein light chain 1, cytoplasmic-like isoform X1, with the translated sequence MEGVEMELERRTKFLNGLILKKKAVEQQDQPHPPLNVRVRASDMSFPLQNRAFTSARQLLDSMPAKLDTKRLALALKKEFDSSYGPAWHCIVGTSFGSYVTHSLGGFLYFSIDKVHILLFKTSVEPLSRATSLKD